From Lolium perenne isolate Kyuss_39 chromosome 5, Kyuss_2.0, whole genome shotgun sequence, a single genomic window includes:
- the LOC127298586 gene encoding uncharacterized protein: MRNLHQWYLDACKEKKMYIVASIPWEYYYRKEEIHIEMNELWQLFNLEALDKSLMSCYCLLKISECKSNNIINVGFVDPDKIHVETVKHKREETGGNLLRFLGQQYFCDSILFPYNYDFHWILLDIQPDKGIVEVKDPLSRGLDGFQDLQKLLQVAWQALKNVHKEITFAKKLTFNPVPCPQQPQGTNLCGYYVCESIRMLTTEKQNKNKFDEHLSGADATEKIAQLTERDVRPTEFGFS, encoded by the exons atgcggaatttgcatcagtggtaccttgatgcatgcaaggagaaaaaaatgtacatcgtggcgagtataccatgggaatattactaccgaaaggaggagatccatattgagatgaatgaactctggcagttattcaatctagaagccctcgacaaatctctcatgagttgctattgctt actgaagatcagtgagtgcaaaagtaataatattatcaatgttgggtttgttgacccagataaaatacatgttgaaacggtgaagcataaacgcgaagaaacggggggaaacctactaaggtttttggggcagcaatatttctgtgattcaatattgtttccttacaactacga cttccactggattctactagacattcaacctgataagggaatagttgaagtaaaagacccactgagtagaggcctggacgggttccaggacttgcagaagttgctccaagt ggcttggcaagctttgaagaatgttcataaggagattacctttgcaaagaagctaacatttaatcctgtaccgtgcccccagcagccacaagggacgaatctatgtggatactacgtttgcgagtccattcgcatgttaaccactgagaagcagaacaaaaataaattcgac GAACATCTTTCTGGCGCCGACGCGACGGAGAAGATCGCGCAGCTGACGGAGCGCGACGTGCGTCCTACAGAGTTTGGCTTTTCATAG